The following are from one region of the Cyanobium gracile PCC 6307 genome:
- a CDS encoding NAD(P)H-quinone oxidoreductase subunit F, with translation MPDPLPLSIQLSWLIPLYGFSGMLLSLPWAAGWVKRNGPRPAAYLNLLVTLLAVLHGSLVLRAVLELGPQHLDIAWFSAADLDLRIGFDLSLTNLAALELVTGLSLVGQVFALGYLDKEWSLARFYALVGFFEGAMAGVVLSSNLFMSYFLLEMLTLSTYLLVGFWYAQPLVVTAARDAFLTKRVGDVLLLMGVVTLSAWAGSLEFNDLYAWSANGTLPALGATLLGLALIAGPMGKCAQFPMHLWLDEAMEGPNPASILRNSVVVTCGAVVLLKVMPVLLISPVAIDVLLAVGTISAIGGALVAISQVDLKRACSYSTTSYLGLVFIAIALQQPFIALLLLFSHALAKAVLFMSVGSVIATTNCQDLTELGGLGSRMPATTTGFLVGAAGLTGLLPLGCFWSFGLMVEGLGSRAPFFAAVVLLTNALTALNLTRVYRQVFLGAPHPKTRRTPEVNWLMALPMVTVAVLVLVTPLVMARIDRVPGIGAFSSGTALALVGSGLAGLLVGSLVPLDTFWSRSVLRPLRVLQDLLAFDFYTDRIYRATIVAFVAGLARITNGFDQLVVNGMVNRIAAVSMGSAESLKLGVSGRLQTYVFTVVAAIVLLVGSLFWLGG, from the coding sequence TTGCCGGACCCCCTTCCCCTGTCGATCCAGCTCAGCTGGCTGATTCCCCTTTACGGGTTCAGCGGCATGCTGCTGTCGCTGCCCTGGGCGGCGGGCTGGGTGAAGCGCAACGGCCCCCGTCCGGCCGCCTACCTCAACCTGCTGGTCACCCTGCTGGCGGTGCTGCACGGCAGCCTGGTGCTGCGCGCCGTGCTGGAGCTCGGTCCCCAGCACCTCGACATCGCCTGGTTCTCGGCGGCCGACCTGGATCTGCGCATCGGCTTCGATCTGTCCCTCACCAACCTGGCGGCCCTGGAGCTGGTGACCGGCCTGAGCCTGGTGGGGCAGGTGTTCGCCCTCGGCTACCTCGACAAGGAGTGGTCCCTCGCGCGCTTCTATGCCCTGGTGGGCTTCTTCGAGGGGGCCATGGCCGGGGTGGTGCTGAGCAGCAACCTGTTCATGAGCTATTTCCTGCTAGAGATGCTCACCCTCTCCACCTACCTGCTGGTGGGCTTCTGGTACGCCCAGCCGCTGGTGGTGACCGCCGCCCGCGATGCCTTCCTCACCAAGCGGGTGGGGGATGTGCTGCTGCTGATGGGGGTGGTGACGCTGTCGGCCTGGGCCGGATCGCTGGAGTTCAACGACCTCTACGCCTGGTCGGCCAACGGGACTCTGCCGGCCCTCGGGGCCACCCTGCTGGGCCTGGCCCTCATCGCCGGGCCGATGGGCAAATGCGCCCAGTTCCCGATGCACCTCTGGCTGGATGAGGCGATGGAGGGGCCGAATCCGGCCTCGATCCTGCGCAATTCCGTGGTGGTGACCTGCGGGGCGGTGGTGCTCCTGAAGGTGATGCCTGTGCTGCTGATCTCGCCGGTGGCCATCGACGTGCTGCTGGCGGTGGGCACCATCAGTGCCATCGGCGGCGCCCTGGTGGCCATCTCCCAGGTCGACCTGAAGCGGGCCTGCTCCTACTCCACCACCTCCTACCTGGGGCTGGTGTTCATCGCCATCGCCCTGCAGCAGCCCTTCATCGCCCTGCTGCTGCTCTTCTCCCATGCCCTGGCCAAGGCCGTGCTGTTCATGAGCGTCGGCAGCGTGATCGCCACCACCAACTGCCAGGACCTCACCGAACTGGGCGGCCTCGGCTCCCGCATGCCCGCCACCACCACCGGCTTCCTGGTGGGGGCCGCCGGCCTCACCGGCCTGCTCCCCCTCGGCTGCTTCTGGAGCTTCGGCCTGATGGTGGAAGGTCTGGGTTCCCGGGCCCCGTTCTTCGCCGCCGTGGTGCTGCTCACCAACGCCCTGACGGCCCTCAACCTCACCCGGGTCTACCGCCAGGTGTTCCTGGGTGCACCCCACCCCAAGACCCGGCGGACGCCGGAAGTCAACTGGCTGATGGCCCTGCCCATGGTCACCGTCGCCGTGCTCGTCCTGGTGACGCCCCTGGTGATGGCCCGCATCGACCGGGTTCCGGGCATCGGCGCCTTCTCGAGCGGCACCGCCCTGGCCCTGGTGGGCAGCGGCCTGGCCGGCCTGCTGGTCGGCAGCCTGGTCCCGCTGGACACCTTCTGGTCCCGCTCCGTGCTGCGGCCCCTACGGGTCCTGCAGGACCTGCTGGCCTTCGACTTCTACACCGACCGCATCTACCGGGCCACGATCGTGGCCTTCGTGGCCGGCCTGGCCCGGATCACCAACGGCTTCGACCAGCTGGTGGTCAACGGCATGGTCAACCGCATCGCCGCGGTCTCGATGGGCTCGGCCGAGAGCCTCAAGCTGGGGGTGAGCGGCCGGCTGCAGACCTACGTCTTCACCGTGGTGGCCGCGATCGTGCTGCTGGTCGGCAGCCTCTTCTGGCTGGGGGGCTGA
- a CDS encoding carboxysome shell carbonic anhydrase: MPRRPAPTIRPLAPRAPRRRPDAPSGADLSRRLAAVRLGQGATGSPHPLTDHAANAALESYDRGVKDAFDRIVPVLKRLSALQHEDDFVERAQALAQAELGFSLPLPILEKAWVSQLDMRSLFAWCVFETYEQTSDSFFRDDPLRGQPGSAAAEDFNAFLLSCGFHLLDVTPCADGRLAHAIAFALRLPFSSIRRRPHAGALFDVENTVNRWVKTEHRRYREGVPNPAHDDTRYLKVVLYHFSSLDPTHEGCAAHGSDDALAASCGRQRLIDFQQAVENSFCCGASVDLLLLGIDTDTDAIRVHVPGMDGSTRLDQWLDAATVYEATRHLHPEEARRRIAELAEAAAASVPDPGMVRLIARLLEHNISQIDYVRRYHDGHYADAGHAERFIGVGIGFKEIHLRNLTYFAYMDTVEEGAPDMDVGVKIFKGLNVSRGLPVPVVVRFDYNGKVPGARERAVRHAQRVQEAIENRYADLFAQGLLHALLTVRDQERHTPAEAVGSTISLTTAGGH; this comes from the coding sequence ATGCCCCGCCGCCCGGCCCCCACGATCCGTCCCCTCGCTCCGAGAGCCCCCCGGCGCCGGCCCGATGCCCCCTCCGGCGCCGACCTCTCCCGGCGCCTGGCGGCGGTGCGGCTGGGCCAGGGAGCCACCGGCAGCCCCCATCCGCTCACCGACCACGCGGCCAATGCCGCGCTCGAGAGCTACGACCGTGGCGTCAAGGACGCCTTCGATCGGATCGTGCCCGTGCTCAAGCGGCTCTCCGCCCTGCAGCACGAGGATGACTTCGTGGAGCGGGCCCAGGCCCTGGCCCAGGCGGAGCTGGGCTTCAGCCTGCCCCTGCCGATCCTGGAGAAAGCCTGGGTCAGCCAGCTCGACATGCGCAGCCTGTTCGCCTGGTGCGTCTTCGAGACCTACGAACAGACCAGCGACAGCTTCTTCCGCGACGATCCACTGCGGGGCCAGCCCGGCAGCGCCGCCGCCGAGGACTTCAACGCCTTCCTGCTCTCCTGCGGCTTCCACCTGCTGGATGTGACGCCCTGCGCCGACGGTCGCCTGGCCCATGCCATCGCCTTCGCCCTGCGGCTGCCGTTCAGCTCGATACGGCGCCGTCCCCATGCCGGGGCCCTGTTCGATGTGGAGAACACGGTCAACCGCTGGGTCAAGACCGAGCACCGCCGCTACCGGGAGGGCGTTCCCAACCCCGCCCACGACGACACCCGTTACCTGAAGGTGGTGCTTTACCACTTCAGTTCCCTCGACCCGACCCACGAGGGCTGTGCCGCCCACGGCAGTGACGACGCCCTGGCGGCCAGCTGCGGCCGCCAGCGGCTGATCGACTTCCAGCAGGCCGTGGAGAACAGCTTCTGCTGCGGCGCCTCCGTCGACCTGCTGCTGCTGGGGATCGACACCGACACCGACGCCATCCGGGTGCACGTGCCGGGCATGGACGGCAGCACCCGCCTGGATCAGTGGCTCGATGCCGCCACGGTGTACGAGGCCACGCGCCACCTGCACCCCGAAGAGGCGCGGCGCCGGATCGCCGAACTGGCGGAGGCCGCCGCAGCCTCCGTCCCCGATCCCGGCATGGTGCGGCTGATCGCCCGGCTGCTGGAGCACAACATCTCCCAGATCGACTACGTGCGCCGGTACCACGACGGCCACTACGCCGATGCGGGCCATGCCGAGCGATTCATCGGTGTGGGCATCGGCTTCAAGGAGATCCACCTGCGCAACCTCACCTACTTCGCCTACATGGACACGGTCGAGGAAGGCGCCCCCGACATGGACGTGGGGGTGAAGATCTTCAAGGGCCTCAACGTCTCCCGGGGCCTGCCGGTGCCCGTGGTGGTCCGCTTCGACTACAACGGCAAGGTGCCCGGCGCCCGGGAGCGGGCCGTGCGCCATGCCCAGCGGGTGCAGGAGGCCATCGAGAACCGCTACGCCGACCTCTTCGCCCAGGGCCTGCTCCATGCCCTGCTCACCGTGCGCGATCAGGAGCGCCACACGCCCGCCGAGGCGGTAGGTTCCACGATCAGCCTCACCACCGCAGGAGGGCACTGA
- a CDS encoding carboxysome peptide B, which produces MEIMQVTGSLVCTQRVPGLEHWNLRVLRSTKGKLSVAVDPVGASPGNWVFTASGSAARFACGNPETHTDLTIGGIIDFWEPDG; this is translated from the coding sequence ATGGAGATCATGCAGGTCACCGGCTCCCTGGTCTGCACCCAGCGGGTGCCCGGCCTCGAGCACTGGAACCTGCGGGTGCTGCGCAGCACCAAAGGCAAGCTCAGCGTCGCCGTCGATCCGGTCGGTGCCTCCCCGGGCAACTGGGTCTTCACCGCCAGCGGTTCGGCCGCCCGCTTCGCCTGCGGCAACCCCGAAACGCACACCGACCTCACCATCGGCGGCATCATCGACTTCTGGGAACCGGACGGGTAG
- a CDS encoding ferritin-like domain-containing protein — translation MDAAHPRVLGYLGRALSLELSAVQQYMTQASLVELWGDTSAAERFRQETVEEMRHAERLVQRMLQLGVAPAASQLRPVAHAADLEGLLRLNAVLEEDLIQHYGEAMRFCLLIGDGNNASFFRALRDEEQQHGEDLAAWIGSLAAVPSRALQRATF, via the coding sequence ATGGACGCCGCCCATCCGCGCGTCCTCGGCTACCTGGGCCGCGCGTTGAGTCTGGAGCTGTCCGCCGTGCAGCAGTACATGACCCAGGCCTCCCTGGTGGAGCTCTGGGGCGACACCAGTGCCGCCGAACGGTTCCGCCAGGAGACCGTCGAGGAGATGCGGCACGCCGAACGGCTGGTGCAGCGCATGCTGCAGCTGGGGGTGGCCCCCGCCGCCTCCCAGCTGCGGCCGGTCGCCCACGCCGCCGACCTGGAGGGTCTGCTGCGTCTCAATGCCGTCCTCGAGGAGGACCTGATCCAGCACTACGGCGAAGCGATGCGTTTCTGCCTGCTGATCGGCGATGGCAACAATGCGTCCTTCTTCCGTGCCCTGCGGGACGAAGAACAGCAGCATGGGGAGGATCTGGCGGCCTGGATCGGCAGCCTTGCCGCCGTCCCGTCCAGGGCCCTGCAACGGGCCACCTTCTGA
- a CDS encoding BMC domain-containing protein, with product MASRTPRSGPDATPTPAPAPPSGAPASPPAAAAGGAAGGGSPPALPPAAVAKPADPKPAAATRAPRAARSSPTTRQPRRTTAKPAAPASQRSSASSPSRRGSGGAGTPPKTPTPRTPSMAPTIHGIALGLIETRGLVPAIEAADAMTKAAEVTLIAREFVGGGYVTVMVRGETGAVNAAVRAGADACERVGDGLVAAHIIARPHSEVEPALAASGVGRRG from the coding sequence ATGGCCAGCCGCACCCCCCGCTCCGGTCCCGACGCCACCCCCACGCCGGCACCGGCCCCTCCATCGGGGGCACCGGCCTCCCCTCCGGCAGCGGCGGCCGGGGGGGCGGCCGGAGGCGGCAGCCCGCCGGCCCTGCCACCGGCGGCGGTGGCCAAGCCGGCGGACCCCAAGCCGGCGGCCGCCACCCGGGCCCCACGGGCGGCCCGCTCCAGCCCGACGACCCGGCAGCCGCGCCGGACCACCGCCAAGCCCGCCGCTCCGGCCAGCCAGCGCTCCAGCGCCTCGAGCCCCAGCCGCCGCGGCAGCGGCGGTGCCGGCACCCCCCCCAAGACCCCCACTCCCCGTACCCCCTCCATGGCCCCCACCATCCACGGCATCGCCCTCGGTCTGATCGAAACCCGGGGCCTGGTGCCGGCGATCGAGGCGGCCGACGCCATGACCAAGGCCGCGGAAGTCACCCTGATCGCCCGCGAGTTCGTCGGTGGCGGCTACGTCACCGTCATGGTGCGCGGTGAGACCGGCGCCGTGAACGCCGCCGTGCGCGCCGGCGCCGATGCCTGCGAGCGGGTTGGCGACGGCCTGGTGGCGGCCCACATCATTGCCCGTCCCCACAGCGAGGTGGAGCCGGCCCTGGCGGCCTCCGGCGTCGGCCGCAGGGGCTGA
- a CDS encoding carboxysome peptide A, which translates to MLICKVVKPLVSTNRIPDFEHKHLQVVQDGSTQKVAVDAVGCIPGDWVICVGSSAAREAAGNKSYPSDLTIVGIIDHWDPDAGKATPPPSGAPAPQGGQA; encoded by the coding sequence ATGTTGATCTGCAAGGTGGTCAAACCCCTGGTCTCGACCAACCGCATCCCCGATTTCGAGCACAAGCACCTGCAGGTGGTCCAGGACGGCAGCACCCAGAAGGTGGCCGTCGACGCGGTGGGCTGCATCCCGGGCGACTGGGTGATCTGCGTGGGCAGCTCCGCCGCCCGCGAGGCGGCGGGCAACAAGTCCTATCCCAGCGACCTCACGATCGTGGGGATCATCGACCACTGGGACCCCGACGCTGGCAAGGCCACCCCGCCTCCTTCCGGTGCGCCGGCACCCCAGGGAGGACAAGCCTGA
- a CDS encoding NADH-quinone oxidoreductase subunit M translates to MLSALLLIPFAGALGLLCWPGELATERIRRAALALLGLQLLWSLRVLLAFDPGQAGLQLQESFAWVDSIGLDYRLGVDGLAMPLVLVNAALTLVSGICTRDLSQRPRLYFALLLTISGAVNGAFLSENLLLFFLFYELELIPLWLLISIWGGANRGYAATKFLIFTAVSGVLILGAFLGLSLFTGQADFSINPVTTDQLGMGTQLALLGALLIGFAIKIPLVPFHTWLPDAHTEASTPVSVLLAGVLLKLGTYGLLRFCLGMFPEAWALLAPALAGWAAVSVLYGSLAAIAQRDMKRMVAYSSVGHMGYILLAAAAATPVSMLGAVFQMVSHGLISALLFLLVGIVYRKTRTRDLEVLRGLLNPERGLPFTGTLMILGVMASAGMPGMAGFISEFLVFRGSLGAFPLATLLCMVGSGLTAVYFLLLVNRAFFGRLAVTPPSGDPVADSRLEVRLPAVALRETLPALALASGVVALGVLPFGLGRLSEQATTAMAQLPAMVAALQGGGLVS, encoded by the coding sequence ATGCTGAGCGCCCTGCTGCTGATTCCCTTCGCCGGCGCCCTCGGCCTGCTCTGCTGGCCGGGCGAACTGGCCACCGAGCGCATCCGCCGCGCCGCCCTGGCCCTGCTGGGCCTGCAGCTGCTCTGGAGCCTGCGGGTGCTGCTGGCCTTCGACCCCGGCCAGGCGGGCCTGCAGCTGCAGGAGTCCTTCGCCTGGGTCGACAGCATCGGCCTCGACTACCGCCTGGGCGTCGATGGCCTGGCCATGCCCCTGGTGCTGGTGAACGCCGCCCTCACCCTGGTGTCGGGGATCTGCACCCGCGACCTCAGCCAGCGCCCCCGCCTCTACTTCGCCCTGTTGCTGACGATCAGCGGGGCCGTCAACGGGGCGTTCCTTTCCGAAAACCTGCTGCTGTTCTTTCTCTTCTATGAGCTGGAGCTGATTCCCCTCTGGCTGCTGATCTCCATCTGGGGCGGCGCCAACCGGGGCTACGCCGCCACCAAGTTCCTGATCTTCACGGCCGTCTCCGGAGTGCTGATCCTGGGCGCCTTCCTCGGCCTCTCCCTGTTCACCGGCCAGGCGGATTTCAGCATCAACCCGGTGACCACCGACCAGCTGGGCATGGGCACCCAGCTGGCGCTGCTGGGGGCGCTGCTGATCGGCTTCGCCATCAAGATCCCCCTGGTGCCGTTCCACACCTGGCTGCCCGACGCCCACACCGAGGCCTCCACGCCGGTGTCGGTGCTGCTGGCGGGGGTGCTGCTGAAGCTGGGCACCTACGGCCTGCTGCGCTTCTGCCTGGGGATGTTCCCCGAGGCCTGGGCCCTGCTGGCCCCCGCTCTGGCGGGCTGGGCGGCGGTGTCGGTGCTGTACGGCTCCCTGGCGGCCATCGCCCAGCGGGACATGAAGCGGATGGTGGCCTACAGCTCGGTGGGCCACATGGGCTACATCCTGCTGGCGGCGGCGGCGGCCACGCCGGTCAGCATGCTGGGGGCTGTCTTCCAGATGGTCAGCCACGGGCTGATCTCCGCCCTGCTGTTCCTTTTGGTGGGCATCGTCTACCGCAAGACCCGCACCCGGGACCTGGAAGTGCTGCGGGGCCTGCTCAACCCCGAGCGGGGCCTGCCGTTCACCGGCACCCTGATGATCCTGGGGGTGATGGCCAGCGCCGGCATGCCCGGCATGGCGGGCTTCATCTCCGAATTCCTGGTGTTCCGCGGCAGCCTGGGCGCCTTCCCGCTGGCCACCCTGCTGTGCATGGTGGGCTCGGGTCTGACGGCGGTGTACTTCCTGCTGCTGGTGAACCGGGCCTTCTTCGGCCGCCTGGCGGTGACCCCCCCGAGCGGGGATCCGGTGGCGGACTCCCGCCTGGAGGTGCGGCTGCCGGCGGTGGCCCTGCGGGAAACACTGCCCGCCCTGGCCCTGGCCAGCGGCGTGGTGGCCCTGGGGGTGCTGCCCTTCGGCCTGGGCCGGCTCAGCGAACAGGCCACCACCGCCATGGCCCAGCTGCCGGCGATGGTGGCGGCCCTCCAGGGGGGAGGGCTGGTGTCATGA